GTCTGAGAATATCAATTTGACAGCTGTCGGTCGTGGTTATATCAATGAATTCGCCCGCACAGAGCGAAGTGAGCATCGTCTCATCTTGTAATCGTAGCGTGTAGAGCTCGCCCCCTAAGTAAGTCGCAATGTGCTCGCTAGTCTCTTGCCAGACGAGACGCTGACTCGGATTGAGTTCGACAAAGCGCGCTATGGGTTCTTCACAGGGCTCAGGCGATGGTCCCATATCAGAGAGCAATTCCCCATACCAAGCATCATCTGTATCGAGTGCAGTGAGTGTGTTGAGGATAGCTCTTCGCGCATTGTCAGTGTGACTACGGGTGAGCTCACCCGGACGAGGTTGCACCTTCATCGAGTCCCAGTCCTCTAACAACAAATCGTCTTTGATCTGATCGATCAGGGTATCGGAGAGACGCGCGATTAAATCTTTAATCCTGGGCGCTCTAAACCCCAGGGAGAAGGTCATACTTTCGCCAATAGCCTCGCCCCAATGCGCGTATCCGGGGGGAATGTACAGCACGTCTCCTGGTTTGAGCACGTGAGTCTCTATCGGCTCAAACTCATCGATTAATCTAAGATCGCTGGAACTAAGTGTCGGGGTAGTGCTGTCGCATTTTGGGCCTATTTTCCAGCGCCTTTCCCCTGCACCTTGAAGTAAAAACACATCGTAGAGATCAAAGTGAGGCCCGACGCCGGCACCATCGGTTGCGTAACTCACCATAATGTCGTCAAACCGCCACTGAGGTA
The Candidatus Paraluminiphilus aquimaris genome window above contains:
- a CDS encoding cupin domain-containing protein, whose translation is MISPRFQFDAQAFLVDCWQQKPTLIRAAIPGFQSPITPEELGGLAMEEQADARIVSFDGSQWTLAHGPFSEQDFQRQGQWSLLVQRVDEWFPEVMALRGCVDFLPQWRFDDIMVSYATDGAGVGPHFDLYDVFLLQGAGERRWKIGPKCDSTTPTLSSSDLRLIDEFEPIETHVLKPGDVLYIPPGYAHWGEAIGESMTFSLGFRAPRIKDLIARLSDTLIDQIKDDLLLEDWDSMKVQPRPGELTRSHTDNARRAILNTLTALDTDDAWYGELLSDMGPSPEPCEEPIARFVELNPSQRLVWQETSEHIATYLGGELYTLRLQDETMLTSLCAGEFIDITTTDSCQIDILRQWWSLGFLEERFLNDTH